ACACGGCTGGCCAGCCAGAACCTGTCTCCTCCAGGTGGGTGTCTGGAGCACTGGACTCTGTGTGTGGGACAAGTTTCCAAGAGGCAGGACACAtgccagagcaggagagcaggctCTCACCCAGCCTAGGTGGTCACTGTGCTCCACCTGGATGCCTGACCTCTGCTTGTAGGGCCTCTGCAAGGGCACAGCCTTCACCCAAGGGTGGTATGAAGGTTCACTGCAAGAGCCCCCTActcccctccctgggctgggcctTTTCTTCTTGGAAGCTCCATATGGGATAAAGGCACATCAGTGGTTTCCTGGGAAGgaagatttctttttgctgaGTGCTGAGACTTGCACCTTTACCCAGGCAGGAAGGGTCCAGCTCCAGACTGCATCAAGCAGTGTTCTTCCACCCATGGACAGGACATGCTTGGTGCCCACCTGAGCACCACAGATGAATCCAAGGGGACACTGGGATGTGTGCACCACAGCACACCGGTGACAGTCCTGCCTGCCATTCCCACTGGTGGCACACacttgcagctctgcagaccAACAACCTCTCCCTACTTCAGATGGTGATGGAGTTAGTACTGGAGAACTGAGATACGTAGGAAGCCAGGATGGGGTTGGTGGGAAGAACTTTGATGGGCAAGTCCCAGCTGAAGGTGTCCACTTCCATCTGCTCCACCCCAGTCCACGTGACAGCCTCTGACTGGCTCCCACGAACCAAGCAAGTCCCCGCTGACTCCCCAGAAGTCACAAACTCAAAGTGCAGCCTCCACTTCAGGGACACTGTGGGCAAGAGGATGGTCAGCACATAACACCCACAAGGGTCATGGACAGCAGCTGTCTCAGGACTGTCTTTCCTGACATGGGGACAGCAAATGACCCTACTCACACAGACCAGCTCCCTCCCAAGGGATACACCTCTGCTGAgcaagggcagggctggggataTCACCATCCTCCTGCAGAGACAAGCAGGAGTGGGTCCCTCCCCTGGTGGGTACTAACCAATGTTGGTGGTGAATCCTGGGGTTGAGCTGAGTGGGATGGGCAGGCtgaagctgctctgtgctgtgtgcaggCAGGACTCCTGATGACGGGCATGCACGGTGAAGGAGACAGGCTGTCCCTGGCGGCGCTGGAACTCCTCCTGGATGCTCTCCTCTGTCTGCAGGCTCACTGAGAACTACAGGGTGATTAAAAGAGTGCTTGCTCTCACAACCTCATACACAGCTCATGCAAAGCCTGGGGCTTCATTTCCCAAATGAGCTCAGGACTGGACCATTGTCTGCCTCACACTTCAAGGAGAACCCAGCTGGGTCCACTAGAAACTCTCAcagcccagtgccaccccaATGCCTTCTCCCTATCCCTCACCTTAAACCTCTGCCTCCCCCCAGTAATCCCAGAGACAGCAATGACCTGCAGACATGGGATATCTCCTTCTGAGAAGTTGAAGGTCCCAATGACATCCTCTCCGATCTTATATACAGTCTTAAAGATGCAGAACGTCCCCACTTTCCCACGAGTGTTGCTGATGTTATACAGATCTGTGGAACAAGAAGAGAGGTAAGGGTTGTGGCAGGACAAgactctgctctgtgcagtgctCTGGGTTAATGACATGACCCCATGCCTCCAAACTCCTGTTTGGGTGTGAAGACAGTCCCTAGAAGTGGTACTCCCTTTGGGAAATTTCTGCAGTGAGTAAGGCCAAACCCTCCACTGGCTGTGTTGTACTGGGCAGAGGGTCACTTGGGCTGAAGTAGAAACAGCCCAAGACTGGCTAGGAGGCCCTGACCCAAGCAGGCCCTtacagagctgctccacagccatAGTTGGAGCTTTACTTTGTCAGTGAGAGATAGTTTGCAGCTGGTCCTCAGATGTTCTCCATGACCAGCTTCTCAGGAAGGACAGCAGGTCTGAGCAAGGAATATGACCTACGCAGGCTGCGTCGGGAGGTGGCCACCATAAGCAGTTCTGTCGCTAGGTCTGCCAGGCGCGAGTCCTTCTTCAagctctcctcttcctccagaaAGGGGTTTGAGGGTGCAACAGCCTCATCCTGTGGGAACTGGTAATCCTTGAGGCCTGGGAAGAAGGTGAGAGTatgagcagggcagggtgcaGCCTGGCCCATCTGCACAGGGAAGGCAGGGGGTGGCCTTACCGTGGAGCACAAGGACACGGAAGGGCACGCGCAGCAGCTTGATGGGGGAATTGACGCGCTGGCAGCCAATGGTCAGCTTGTACACGTACTTCACAGACTGCCCCCGAAAAGAGGGGGGGCCATCCACAGGCAGTGTCTCACAGTATGAATCTGCAAGGGGTCCAGAAAATTTGCTTTCCAAGGCTGGAAGGAAGATCCTGTTGCTGTTGTGTGCAGGCTCCCTGCACCAAGTGTTACGACCAACAATGCTGAGCTAGAGACAGTGCCTGGTGCTTTCTGCTGTCTCCTCTTTCCTCCAGCAGCCAAGCACAACCCAGCTCCCCTGCACCAGGCACACTGCTCCTCTCATCACATGCACCATCATCCAGATATTGTTTCCAGCACATacaaccacacacacaaactctGCCTCCAAAGAatgtgaaatatgaaaaatccaGGAATACAACCATGAGAGCTAAACTTACTCATCACGAGTTCAACCCGAATTTGCCTCTGTGTACTCCTTTGCCCAGCActctcacagcacagccttcTCCAGGCCCTGCCCCGTGTGGGTACTGATCAGTACTTGATGCCTCTTTTGCTTTAGCTTTACACAAACCTTCAAACTCAGCAACAAGTGAGCTTTCAcctgtgtttttatttgaaggACTGCAGCTAAATTATCAAGAAACAATTCTGAGACCTTCACAACAACCTGTGGTTTGTCCCCCTTGACAAGCTGATGACTTAGACCACAAAGCCTCTAACTCTGAGGGCTCTGAGATACTGGGGTCTGGCCCTCCCCACATTCAGCCCTCCAAGAGCCCCTTGGCCACCACACAAACCCCAATGCCTCTTGACACAGTGTGAACACTTCTGCAGCTTTCCCAAACCGCATGCTGTATTACAAGAAAGACATAAACAGTGAACTGTGGAAAGTCTCCACTTCTCTGGCTTGCCCACTGTAATGCAGATACGCCCTGCCAGAGGAAGGGTAGCATCCTGCTCTGAAACCACAGATCCTTCCCCATGTCTGGCACAAACTAAATGTTGAGGCTTAGATTAAAAGTTAGggttacattttaaatataactgCTGGACTTAAAATAACAGGactggaaggaagaaaaaagcctgtGCTAGTGTGTAGTGTTGACAGGATGTCACACCTTAAAACATAAGCCTCTCTTTCTGGACCAGGCTGCAGATAAAGCAGAGAACTATCCTGAGAGGGAGGAAAATCAGGTATttccaaggaaagcag
This sequence is a window from Parus major isolate Abel chromosome Z, Parus_major1.1, whole genome shotgun sequence. Protein-coding genes within it:
- the RGP1 gene encoding RAB6A-GEF complex partner protein 2; translated protein: MIEVLAKLGRGPVFLAGEVLECVITFTNPLSASSTSASSEMLAWASAQIHCQFHASENRVALPPSDGSKHDVQAENETVFVPNRGERGQCILSTPPKILFCDLRLDPGESKSYSYCETLPVDGPPSFRGQSVKYVYKLTIGCQRVNSPIKLLRVPFRVLVLHGLKDYQFPQDEAVAPSNPFLEEEESLKKDSRLADLATELLMVATSRRSLHLYNISNTRGKVGTFCIFKTVYKIGEDVIGTFNFSEGDIPCLQFSVSLQTEESIQEEFQRRQGQPVSFTVHARHQESCLHTAQSSFSLPIPLSSTPGFTTNIVSLKWRLHFEFVTSGESAGTCLVRGSQSEAVTWTGVEQMEVDTFSWDLPIKVLPTNPILASYVSQFSSTNSITI